One window of the Longimicrobium terrae genome contains the following:
- a CDS encoding lamin tail domain-containing protein, translating to MTFLRLPTPERSCARIVAASMLLLAAACGDQHPVEVQRPTVGSVPETALQAFDCTANIRAAAVNCAPAAPAGSGSRNILGGQNSLLKLTSSNVSYNPGTQIFQFDVTVQNLLNEAMGTPDGTVPDPDGIRVFFHAGPAVTSGTGTATVANADGVADITGTQQPYFRYNQILPRNAVSSAKTWQLSVPPSAGTVAFKMYIETDVQYLLVINEVLANPVGLVSTEQPAEYFEVYNAGTLSVNMKGLVIADSAASGRRPYHLVANSLKVAPGAYVTLGGSTNPASNLGATIDYSYGGSFSLANSLDAIKIARVYGTDTLTLDRTQYASAATSAQEGISRELRNPALDNSNMDGSNWATTAVTATYTYGSTTTRGTPKAQNSTYTP from the coding sequence ATGACCTTTCTACGACTCCCGACTCCGGAGCGTTCCTGCGCCCGGATCGTGGCGGCTTCGATGCTCCTGCTCGCCGCGGCGTGCGGCGACCAGCACCCCGTGGAGGTGCAGCGCCCGACAGTCGGCAGCGTGCCCGAAACCGCGCTGCAGGCGTTTGATTGCACGGCCAACATCCGCGCCGCGGCGGTGAACTGCGCGCCCGCGGCCCCGGCCGGCAGCGGCAGCCGGAACATCCTGGGTGGCCAGAACTCGCTGCTGAAGCTCACGTCCAGCAACGTGTCGTACAACCCGGGCACGCAGATCTTTCAGTTCGACGTGACGGTGCAGAACCTGTTGAACGAGGCCATGGGCACGCCGGACGGCACCGTGCCGGATCCGGACGGCATCCGGGTGTTCTTCCACGCTGGCCCCGCGGTCACCAGCGGCACGGGCACGGCCACCGTGGCCAACGCGGACGGCGTCGCCGACATCACGGGCACGCAGCAGCCGTACTTCAGGTACAACCAGATCCTGCCCAGGAACGCCGTTTCGTCGGCCAAGACGTGGCAGCTGAGCGTTCCTCCCAGCGCCGGTACCGTGGCGTTCAAGATGTACATTGAAACGGACGTGCAGTACCTGCTGGTGATCAACGAGGTATTGGCGAACCCGGTCGGCCTCGTGTCCACCGAGCAGCCCGCGGAATACTTCGAGGTATACAACGCCGGTACTCTGTCCGTGAACATGAAGGGCCTGGTGATTGCCGACTCCGCCGCTTCCGGGCGCCGTCCGTATCACCTGGTCGCCAACTCCCTGAAGGTTGCCCCGGGCGCGTACGTGACCCTGGGCGGAAGCACCAACCCGGCCTCGAACCTGGGTGCGACGATCGACTACTCGTACGGCGGCAGCTTCAGCCTGGCCAACTCGCTGGACGCGATTAAGATTGCTCGTGTGTACGGAACCGACACGCTGACGCTGGATCGCACGCAGTACGCGTCGGCCGCTACGTCGGCGCAGGAAGGCATCAGCCGCGAGCTCCGGAACCCGGCGCTGGACAACTCCAACATGGATGGCAGCAACTGGGCGACTACGGCAGTGACGGCCACCTACACCTACGGGTCCACGACCACCCGCGGCACGCCCAAGGCGCAGAACTCCACGTACACGCCCTGA
- a CDS encoding lamin tail domain-containing protein, translating to MKLKRPAFDRRWLAATLVLAAAACGDQQPTAVQRADDGNVPETALQEFDCTANIRAAAVNCAPTAPAGNGSRNILGGQNSLLKLTSSNVSYNAGTEIFQFDVTVQNLLNEAMGTPDGVTPDPEGIRVFFHAGPAVTSGTGTVTVANADGTADITGVEQPFFAYHEILRQNEVSAAHTWQLSAPASVGTVAFKMYVETDVQYLLVINEMLVNPSGTSMETNGDFVELYNAGTLKVDLQNLVIADSAASGRRPYHLIASSVVIAPGGYVVLGTTTNTTNNGGLPVDYAWGGSVALQSSLDAFKIARVYGADTLTLDRTQYASAATSAQDGVSRELKNPALDNSNMDGSNWGSASVTSVYGPGGRGTPRAQNSAFTP from the coding sequence ATGAAACTGAAGCGTCCCGCGTTCGACCGCCGCTGGCTGGCGGCGACGCTTGTTCTTGCCGCCGCGGCGTGCGGCGACCAGCAGCCCACCGCCGTGCAGCGCGCCGATGACGGCAACGTCCCCGAGACGGCGCTGCAGGAGTTTGACTGCACGGCGAACATCCGCGCCGCGGCGGTGAACTGCGCCCCGACGGCCCCGGCCGGAAACGGCAGCCGGAACATTCTGGGTGGCCAGAACTCGCTGCTGAAGCTCACGTCCAGCAACGTCTCGTATAATGCGGGGACGGAGATCTTTCAGTTCGACGTGACGGTGCAGAACCTGTTGAACGAGGCCATGGGCACCCCGGACGGCGTGACGCCCGACCCGGAAGGGATCCGCGTGTTCTTTCACGCCGGCCCCGCGGTCACCAGCGGAACGGGAACGGTTACCGTGGCCAACGCGGACGGCACGGCCGACATCACCGGCGTTGAGCAGCCGTTCTTTGCCTACCACGAGATTCTGAGGCAGAACGAGGTGTCGGCCGCGCACACGTGGCAGCTGAGCGCTCCCGCCAGCGTCGGCACCGTCGCGTTCAAGATGTACGTTGAAACGGACGTGCAGTACCTGCTGGTGATCAACGAAATGCTCGTCAATCCGTCGGGCACCAGCATGGAAACGAATGGCGACTTCGTGGAGCTCTACAACGCGGGCACCCTCAAGGTGGACCTGCAGAACCTGGTGATCGCCGATTCGGCCGCGTCGGGGCGCCGCCCGTACCACCTGATCGCGTCCTCCGTGGTGATCGCCCCGGGCGGGTACGTGGTGCTGGGCACCACGACCAACACCACGAACAACGGCGGCCTGCCGGTGGATTATGCGTGGGGCGGTTCGGTTGCGCTGCAGAGTTCGCTGGACGCGTTCAAGATCGCCCGCGTGTACGGCGCGGACACGCTGACCCTGGACCGCACGCAGTACGCGTCGGCTGCGACCTCGGCGCAGGACGGCGTCAGCCGCGAGCTCAAGAACCCGGCGCTGGACAACAGCAACATGGACGGCAGCAACTGGGGCAGTGCGTCCGTCACGTCGGTGTACGGCCCCGGTGGCCGCGGCACGCCCAGGGCGCAGAACTCCGCGTTTACGCCCTGA
- a CDS encoding lamin tail domain-containing protein, translating into MNSPSVPRAAWRLLAAGVLLSAAACGDQQPVAVQGTARSDVPKTALQAFDCTANIRSAVVNCAPAAPAGGGSRAIIGGQNDYLKLTSSNTGYDAGTQIFSFDVTVQNLLNEALGTANGVAVDPGGIRAFFHTGPTVTSGTGSASVANADGVASITGEDQPYFTYNEILQKDEVSQSHTWQLNVPTTASTVSFKIYIETTVQYLLVINEVMVNPLNPDPNGPGVDTDREWFEVYNAGRLPVQMQGLLIADSAGSGRRPYHRIASLLTVAPGAYVVLGASTNTVSNGGVPVDYSYGGTIALANSVDALKISRLGSVPGDTLTLGRTQYGNAAISAQAGISRELLNPALDNSNMDGSNWGSASDAPFYGTNGRGTPKAQNSVFTP; encoded by the coding sequence TTGAACTCTCCCTCTGTGCCGCGCGCTGCGTGGCGCCTGCTGGCCGCCGGAGTCCTGCTTTCGGCCGCGGCGTGCGGCGACCAGCAGCCCGTGGCCGTGCAGGGCACCGCGCGCAGCGACGTACCCAAGACGGCGCTGCAGGCGTTCGACTGCACCGCGAACATCCGCTCCGCGGTGGTGAACTGCGCGCCCGCGGCCCCGGCCGGCGGCGGCAGCCGCGCGATCATCGGTGGGCAGAATGATTACCTGAAGCTGACGTCCAGCAACACCGGATACGATGCGGGCACGCAGATCTTTTCGTTCGACGTGACGGTGCAGAACCTGTTGAACGAGGCGCTGGGCACCGCGAACGGCGTGGCGGTGGATCCGGGTGGCATTCGCGCCTTCTTCCACACCGGCCCCACGGTCACCAGCGGAACGGGCTCGGCCAGTGTGGCCAACGCCGACGGCGTCGCCTCCATCACGGGTGAAGACCAGCCGTACTTCACCTACAACGAGATCCTGCAGAAGGACGAGGTGTCGCAGTCGCACACGTGGCAGTTGAACGTGCCGACCACCGCGAGCACCGTGTCGTTCAAGATCTACATCGAAACGACCGTGCAGTACCTGCTGGTGATCAACGAGGTGATGGTGAACCCCCTGAACCCGGACCCCAACGGCCCCGGCGTCGACACCGACCGCGAGTGGTTCGAAGTGTACAACGCGGGCCGTCTGCCGGTGCAGATGCAGGGACTGCTGATCGCCGACTCGGCGGGATCGGGGCGGCGGCCGTACCATCGCATCGCGTCGCTGCTGACGGTGGCGCCGGGCGCGTACGTGGTTCTGGGCGCGAGCACCAACACCGTCAGCAACGGCGGGGTTCCGGTGGACTACTCGTACGGTGGAACCATTGCGCTGGCCAACTCGGTGGACGCCCTCAAGATCTCGCGCCTGGGCAGCGTTCCCGGCGATACGCTTACCCTGGGCCGGACCCAGTACGGCAACGCGGCGATCTCGGCGCAGGCCGGCATCTCGCGCGAGCTGCTGAACCCGGCGCTGGACAACTCCAACATGGACGGCAGCAACTGGGGCAGCGCCTCCGACGCCCCGTTCTACGGCACCAACGGGCGCGGCACGCCCAAGGCGCAGAACTCGGTGTTCACGCCCTGA
- a CDS encoding lamin tail domain-containing protein — MRFLNSERLPVRLAAAASLVFAAACGDQQPAAVQGTVRRDVPESALQLFECNANIRSATVSCAPAAPAGSGSRVVVGGQYTNLVLTSSNASYNPGTEIFQFDVTVQNLMNEAMGTPDGTVADPQGIQAFFHTGPTVTNGTGTATVANADGVAEFTGLQQPFFAYHEILTQNQVSAAHTWQLSVPQTASNVSFKVYIETDVQYLLVINEVLVNPANFNSNPDLTGEWVEVYNAGTRPVDMQNLVVADSAASGRRAYHLISSPLEVLPGAYVVLGKSANTTSNGGVPVDYAYTLTGFPNSLGAFKIARVYGSDTLTVDRTQYASAATSAQDGISRELKNPALDNSNMDGSNWGNASVTSVYGPGGRGTPKAQNSSFTP; from the coding sequence TTGCGATTCCTGAACTCGGAGCGGCTCCCCGTGCGTCTTGCGGCGGCCGCATCCCTCGTGTTTGCCGCGGCGTGCGGCGACCAGCAGCCCGCCGCCGTGCAGGGCACTGTCCGCCGCGATGTGCCCGAGTCCGCGCTGCAGCTGTTCGAGTGCAATGCCAACATCCGCTCCGCCACGGTGAGCTGCGCGCCCGCGGCTCCCGCCGGCAGCGGCAGCCGCGTCGTCGTCGGCGGCCAGTACACGAACCTGGTGCTCACGTCCAGCAACGCGTCGTACAATCCGGGAACGGAAATCTTTCAGTTCGACGTGACGGTGCAGAACCTGATGAACGAAGCCATGGGTACGCCGGACGGCACGGTGGCGGACCCGCAGGGGATCCAGGCCTTCTTTCACACCGGCCCCACGGTGACCAACGGAACGGGAACAGCCACCGTGGCCAACGCGGACGGCGTCGCGGAGTTCACCGGGCTGCAGCAGCCGTTCTTTGCCTACCACGAGATCCTGACGCAGAACCAGGTTTCGGCCGCGCACACGTGGCAGCTGAGCGTGCCGCAGACGGCCAGCAACGTCTCCTTCAAGGTGTACATCGAGACGGATGTGCAGTACCTGCTGGTGATCAACGAGGTGCTCGTCAATCCCGCGAACTTCAACTCCAATCCCGACCTCACCGGCGAGTGGGTTGAAGTGTACAACGCGGGTACGCGGCCGGTGGACATGCAGAACCTGGTGGTCGCCGACTCCGCCGCATCGGGTCGCCGTGCGTACCACCTGATCTCTTCGCCGCTCGAGGTTCTCCCGGGTGCGTACGTGGTGCTGGGCAAGTCCGCCAACACCACCAGCAACGGTGGCGTGCCCGTAGATTACGCGTACACTCTGACTGGATTCCCGAACAGTCTGGGCGCGTTCAAGATCGCCCGCGTGTACGGCTCCGACACGCTGACCGTCGACCGCACGCAGTACGCCTCGGCCGCCACCTCGGCGCAGGACGGAATCAGCCGCGAGCTCAAGAACCCGGCGCTGGACAACAGCAACATGGACGGCAGCAACTGGGGGAACGCCTCGGTCACCTCTGTGTACGGCCCCGGCGGCCGCGGTACTCCCAAGGCGCAGAACTCCTCGTTTACGCCCTGA
- a CDS encoding efflux RND transporter permease subunit, with the protein MFLSDVSIRRPVFATMMMVTLVVLGLAGYQRLAVDEYPDVAYPTVVAQTSYPGASPQVMEREVSRPIEEALNTVQGIDEITSTSLEGSSLVRVQLKLGVDVMDAQQEVQSKIARIRRQLPEDIDDPVIIRFDPNERAIMSIAVQSSGRSMRELTDLADQVISTRLEALSGVGGVNLVGGTERQIRVQLDPASMRSYGIAPPQVAQALQRENQEVPAGRVRRGDQERLVRITGRVEDPKTFQDVTVAVRNGVPVRLGDVGSVVDGTAEARSASFLNDGRALSIEILKISGSNTVEVADRVRAAVAEMQRQLPSDVKMTVVTDDSRRIKESLASVQHELALGAVLCIAIIYLFLNSWRSTIITGLALPISIISAYFGMWMFGFTINTMTLLALSLAIGLLIDDAIVVRENIVRHVEMGKDHHTAAREGTSEIGLAVFSTTLAVVAVFVPVAFMGGQIGMIFFQFGVVVAFAVMISLFVSFTLDPMLSSVWPDPEVENHEGRRRNPIQRFARRFNDGFERIADRYPAWLAWALDHRKSVLGGATAAVVASMLIIPQLGFAWVPDFDGGEFNVNFRVAPGSRLEYTVARGHELSDLLRKQPEVEFTYMSIGGGFRGTPNTGRVFVKLKEKSDRKRNQMEITEDLRGALRNLPGIRANITGTPTIFGGFRQPIQVNVQGPEQQQLKLAAAQVMEILESVPGLAEATSSDDGEIPQLDVNVDREQAWAAGVGISSIATTLQPLFTGQRATEWEDAQGYTHDVVVVYPDSMRTSAADVGGIVVPSTNVDPASGRPVMIPLSQVATVQAGVGPQQIERSSLERQISISAGVTPGYPMSEVADAARAALDSAGLPTGYRTVFRGDVQNLNETKGYVLSALGLAVIFIYIVLASLFGSFLQPLAIMLSLPLSFIGVGLALLLTGGNLNVFTMIGIIMLMGLVTKNGILLIDFANQQREEGMGRREALLSAGRIRLRPIIMTTVAMIFGMVPLALALGEGAEQRAPMGRAVIGGLITSTVLTLFVVPVVYTLLDDFVGLLRRRGKRSAQSHAPHAPVRPEPVAAD; encoded by the coding sequence ATGTTTCTTTCCGACGTATCCATCCGGCGGCCGGTGTTCGCCACGATGATGATGGTGACGCTGGTCGTCCTTGGCCTGGCCGGCTACCAGCGCCTGGCCGTGGACGAGTACCCCGACGTGGCGTATCCCACCGTCGTGGCGCAGACCAGCTACCCCGGCGCATCGCCCCAGGTGATGGAGCGCGAGGTGTCGCGCCCCATCGAAGAAGCGCTCAACACGGTGCAGGGGATCGACGAGATCACCAGCACCTCGCTGGAGGGCAGCTCGCTGGTGCGCGTGCAGCTCAAGCTGGGCGTGGACGTGATGGATGCGCAGCAGGAAGTGCAGTCCAAGATCGCCCGCATCCGCCGGCAGCTTCCCGAAGACATCGACGACCCGGTCATCATCCGCTTCGATCCCAACGAGCGGGCCATCATGTCCATCGCCGTGCAGAGCAGCGGCCGGTCGATGCGCGAGCTGACGGACCTGGCGGACCAGGTGATCAGCACCCGGCTGGAAGCACTGTCCGGCGTGGGCGGCGTGAACCTGGTGGGCGGCACCGAGCGTCAGATCCGCGTGCAGCTGGACCCGGCCTCCATGCGCTCGTACGGCATCGCGCCGCCGCAGGTGGCGCAGGCGCTGCAGCGCGAAAACCAGGAAGTGCCCGCCGGCCGCGTGCGCCGCGGCGACCAGGAGCGCCTCGTCCGCATCACCGGGCGCGTGGAGGATCCCAAGACGTTCCAGGACGTGACCGTCGCGGTGCGCAACGGCGTTCCCGTGCGGCTGGGCGACGTGGGCAGCGTGGTGGACGGTACGGCCGAGGCCCGCAGCGCCAGCTTTCTGAACGACGGGCGCGCGCTTTCCATCGAAATCCTCAAGATCAGCGGCAGCAACACGGTGGAGGTGGCCGACCGCGTGCGCGCCGCCGTCGCCGAGATGCAGCGCCAGCTTCCGTCCGACGTCAAGATGACGGTGGTGACGGACGACTCGCGGCGCATCAAGGAGTCGCTGGCCAGCGTGCAGCACGAGCTGGCGCTGGGCGCGGTGCTGTGCATCGCCATCATCTACCTGTTCCTCAACAGCTGGCGGTCGACGATCATCACCGGGCTGGCGCTGCCCATCTCCATCATCTCGGCGTACTTCGGGATGTGGATGTTCGGCTTCACCATCAACACCATGACGCTGCTGGCGCTGTCGCTGGCCATCGGCCTGCTGATTGACGACGCCATCGTGGTGCGCGAAAACATCGTCCGGCACGTGGAGATGGGGAAAGACCACCACACCGCCGCGCGGGAGGGCACCAGCGAGATCGGGCTGGCCGTCTTCTCGACGACGCTGGCGGTGGTGGCGGTGTTCGTTCCCGTGGCGTTCATGGGCGGGCAGATCGGGATGATCTTCTTTCAGTTCGGCGTGGTGGTGGCGTTCGCGGTGATGATCTCGCTGTTCGTCTCCTTTACGCTGGACCCCATGCTGTCCAGCGTGTGGCCTGACCCGGAGGTGGAGAACCACGAAGGGCGCAGGCGGAACCCCATCCAGCGCTTCGCCCGCCGCTTCAACGACGGCTTCGAGCGCATCGCGGACCGCTACCCCGCGTGGCTTGCCTGGGCGCTGGACCACCGCAAGTCGGTGCTGGGCGGCGCCACGGCCGCGGTCGTCGCATCGATGCTCATCATCCCGCAGCTGGGCTTTGCCTGGGTGCCGGACTTTGACGGCGGGGAGTTCAACGTCAACTTCCGCGTGGCGCCGGGCTCGCGGCTGGAGTACACGGTGGCGCGCGGGCACGAGCTCAGCGATCTGCTGCGCAAGCAGCCGGAGGTGGAGTTCACCTACATGAGCATCGGCGGCGGCTTCCGCGGCACGCCCAACACGGGGCGCGTGTTCGTGAAGCTCAAGGAAAAGAGCGACCGCAAGCGCAACCAGATGGAGATTACGGAAGACCTGCGCGGCGCGCTGCGCAACCTTCCCGGCATCCGCGCCAACATCACCGGCACGCCCACCATCTTTGGCGGCTTCCGCCAGCCGATCCAGGTGAACGTGCAGGGGCCGGAGCAGCAGCAGCTGAAGCTGGCGGCCGCGCAGGTGATGGAGATCCTGGAGTCGGTGCCCGGCCTGGCCGAGGCCACCAGCAGCGACGACGGCGAAATCCCGCAGCTGGACGTGAACGTGGACCGCGAGCAGGCGTGGGCGGCCGGCGTGGGAATCAGTTCGATCGCGACGACGCTGCAGCCGCTGTTCACCGGGCAGCGCGCCACGGAGTGGGAGGACGCGCAGGGCTACACGCACGACGTGGTGGTCGTGTATCCCGACAGCATGCGGACGAGCGCGGCGGACGTGGGCGGCATCGTGGTGCCCAGCACCAACGTGGATCCCGCCAGCGGCCGCCCGGTGATGATTCCGCTGAGCCAGGTGGCCACAGTGCAGGCCGGCGTGGGACCGCAGCAGATCGAGCGCAGCTCGCTGGAGCGGCAGATCAGCATCAGCGCGGGCGTCACGCCGGGCTATCCCATGAGCGAGGTGGCCGACGCGGCGCGCGCGGCGCTGGACTCGGCCGGGCTGCCCACGGGCTACCGGACCGTGTTCCGCGGCGACGTGCAGAACCTGAACGAGACCAAGGGCTACGTGCTGAGCGCCCTGGGGCTGGCGGTGATCTTCATCTACATCGTGCTGGCGTCGCTGTTCGGCTCGTTTCTGCAGCCGCTGGCCATCATGCTGTCGCTGCCGCTTTCGTTCATCGGCGTGGGGCTGGCGCTGCTGCTGACGGGCGGCAACCTGAACGTGTTCACCATGATCGGCATCATCATGCTGATGGGCCTGGTGACCAAGAACGGCATTCTGCTCATCGACTTCGCCAACCAGCAGCGCGAAGAAGGGATGGGCCGGCGCGAGGCGCTGCTATCCGCCGGACGCATCCGCCTGCGGCCCATCATCATGACCACGGTGGCCATGATCTTCGGCATGGTGCCGCTGGCGCTGGCGCTGGGCGAGGGCGCCGAGCAGCGCGCGCCGATGGGCCGCGCGGTGATCGGCGGGCTGATCACGTCGACGGTGCTGACGCTGTTCGTGGTGCCGGTGGTGTACACGCTGCTGGACGACTTCGTGGGTCTGCTGCGCCGGCGCGGCAAGCGGTCCGCGCAGTCTCACGCGCCGCATGCTCCGGTGCGCCCCGAGCCGGTCGCCGCGGACTGA
- a CDS encoding efflux RND transporter periplasmic adaptor subunit gives MRTVLVPALFVTLSACGGDAEAGGAAGGPARGGGPSVTLAATDVANPRMAPLEAAVAVTGTLEPLERSEVRARLEGDVEQVLVREGQAVSAGQLLARFNAGDQAGNARSADADVAAARSELSTAQWSLEQNRELYQQGAIPERDVRVSEQAVAAARARVAAAAARSGTSRREVTDTRVVAPVNGIVEKRVVNPGEHVNQNAPLFTIVRGDVLELAAAVPERDAQSVRPGQDVRFTAEGTQFTGRVARMSPSVDPATRAVTVYVQVPNAEGRLRAGSFASGRIVSRTVQDALVVPAAAVREGREGGPRVVYRVVNGKLEMAPVTVGLTDEAAGLVQITQGLTESDRVVVGNVGVLGAGMTVRMAGEGRGGADGAGKAKGGAGR, from the coding sequence ATGCGTACCGTTCTAGTTCCCGCCCTGTTCGTCACCCTGTCCGCCTGCGGCGGCGACGCCGAAGCCGGCGGCGCGGCGGGCGGCCCCGCCCGCGGCGGCGGCCCCAGCGTCACGCTGGCCGCCACCGACGTCGCCAACCCGCGCATGGCCCCGCTGGAGGCGGCCGTGGCCGTCACCGGCACGCTGGAGCCGCTGGAGCGCTCCGAAGTGCGCGCCCGGCTGGAGGGCGACGTGGAGCAGGTGCTGGTGCGCGAGGGGCAGGCGGTGAGCGCCGGGCAGCTGCTGGCCCGCTTCAACGCCGGCGACCAGGCCGGCAACGCCCGCAGCGCCGACGCCGACGTGGCCGCCGCGCGCTCCGAGCTGAGCACCGCGCAGTGGAGCCTGGAGCAGAACCGCGAGCTGTACCAGCAGGGCGCCATTCCGGAGCGCGACGTGCGGGTGAGCGAGCAGGCGGTGGCGGCGGCGCGCGCCCGGGTGGCGGCGGCCGCGGCCCGCTCCGGCACCAGCCGCCGCGAAGTGACCGACACCCGTGTCGTCGCGCCCGTCAATGGGATCGTCGAAAAGCGGGTGGTGAACCCGGGCGAGCACGTGAACCAGAACGCCCCGCTCTTCACCATCGTCCGCGGCGACGTGCTGGAGCTGGCCGCCGCCGTCCCCGAGCGCGACGCCCAGAGCGTGCGCCCCGGGCAGGACGTGCGCTTCACGGCGGAGGGCACGCAGTTCACCGGCCGCGTGGCGCGCATGAGCCCGTCGGTGGACCCGGCCACCCGCGCGGTGACCGTGTACGTGCAGGTGCCCAACGCCGAGGGCCGGCTGCGCGCCGGCAGCTTCGCCAGCGGCCGCATCGTGTCGCGCACCGTGCAGGACGCGCTGGTGGTTCCCGCCGCGGCCGTGCGCGAGGGGCGCGAGGGCGGCCCCCGCGTGGTGTACCGCGTGGTGAACGGCAAGCTGGAGATGGCGCCCGTGACGGTGGGGCTCACGGATGAGGCCGCCGGGCTGGTGCAGATCACCCAGGGCCTCACCGAGTCCGACCGCGTGGTGGTGGGCAACGTGGGCGTGCTGGGCGCGGGGATGACGGTGCGGATGGCCGGCGAAGGCCGCGGCGGCGCCGACGGCGCGGGCAAGGCCAAGGGCGGCGCGGGCCGCTGA